One window of Mauremys reevesii isolate NIE-2019 linkage group 4, ASM1616193v1, whole genome shotgun sequence genomic DNA carries:
- the LOC120403390 gene encoding maestro heat-like repeat-containing protein family member 7, which produces MDFLLVAIGGVRDSSVHGAVTARNMLHKILEVPGLGLVRVSEAVRSIHKHLDSISEPLARQELLRALLLLGSQFSEEVVGTLLGCSLSCDSVAAEMWKMLTSQPKSTEKILRELTGVASLAATRALYVILQEQACRQEVKELFPQLYVALLFHVTHTVQHTALQEREHNQEDTAAPLSPVRFAVKAMEALLLCAGYKEQATFMMKHGRWDLLMSSDTHHKGVCLLARAMVSLNVEERNWIFHHVMAILNDRDDRRYVPAVALFIQLLKCPDLGSELEDAIVEEMSGLLRDPKTVVRWLALKGLLNLALHPEKVGKLQHLLPDVLERLQEVDRDLIRKAIAVLKHLLAGMDRQSASCAAVQVAAQLLPLFHDVRPGSSQEIPSNCRHVTSKLQVLSITLFKDLLELVRGPNRRQMKEHVLQSLVPLLLLVHDERPNVSQVCWDTLSSAAQFLRWHQLSGLIQHKETWRSCDCLVIHYKERADDFLGQTMAFLQNPQTPVREAAIRFLGLTARKLDQGSQDKLDAICDNLKGLQQDSKSSVRCLASQTIFILEAFKNQPPACCSLWTLVHRIRTMCTAESQLIEAAQLP; this is translated from the exons ATGGACTTCCTCCTCGTTGCTATCGGCGGCGTGAGAGACTCCAGCGTCCATGGCGCAGTGACGGCCAGGAACATGCTGCATAAGATCCTGGAGGTTCCCGGCCTAGGcttggtgagg GTGTCAGAGGCTGTGAGGAGCATTCATAAGCACCTGGACTCCATCAGCGAGCCACTTGCCCGGcaggagctgctcagggcccttctcctgctgggTTCCCAGTTCAGCGAGGAGGTGGTCggaaccctgctgggctgctcacTGTCATGTGACAG tgttgctgcggAGATGTGGAAGATGCTGACATCCCAGCCCAAGAGCACAGAAAAGATCCTTAGGGAGCTG ACCGGCGTCGCCTCCTTGGCC GCCACAAGAGCCCTATATgtgatcctgcaggagcaggcctgcaggcaggaagtgaaggagcTCTTCCCTCAGCTCTACGTCGCGCTGCTCTTCCACGTCACCCACACAGTGCAGCACACTGCTTTGCAGGAGAGGGAGCATAACCAGGAGGACACGGCCGCACCCCTCAGCCCCGTCAG GTTCGCGGTGAAGGCCATGGAAGCTTTGCTTCTATGCGCTGGCTACAAGGAGCAGGCCACCTTCATGATGAAGCATGgccgctgggacctgctcatgaGCTCCGACACGCACCACAAAGGTGTCTGCCTGCTTGCCCG GGCCATGGTTTCGCTCAATGTCGAGGAGCGAAACTGGATTTTCCACCATGTCATGGCCATCCTCAACGATCGGGACGATAGGCGGTACGTCCCGGCCGTGGCGCTCTTCATTCAG CTCCTCaagtgccctgaccttggcagcgAGCTGGAAGACGCCATCGTGGAGGAGATGAGCGGGCTGCTGAGAGACCCCAAGACCGTGGTGCGCTGGTTGGCGCTCAAAGGCctcctcaatctggcccttcacccagagaag gtggggaaactccaGCATCTGCTGCCAGATGTCCTGGAGCGACTCCAGGAGGTAGACAGAGACCTCATCCGCAAGGCCATCGCCGTGCTGAAACACCTCCTCGCCGGCATGGACAGGCAGAGCGCCAGCTGCGCGGCTGTGCAAGTGGCTGCGCAACTCCTGCCGTTGTTTCATGATGTAAGGCCTGGCAGCTCACAGGAGATCCCATCAAACTGCAGACAT gtgaccagcaagctccaggtgctctccatcaccctttttaaagacctgctggagcttgTAAGGGGGCCCAACCGGAGGCAGATGAAGGAGCATGTGCTCCAGAGCCtggtcccactgctcctccttgtGCATGATGAGCGTCCCAACGTGTCCCAG GTGTGTTGGGACACCCTCAGCAGTGCCGCCCAATTCCTGAGGTGGCACCAGCTCAGTGGCCTCATCCAGCACAAGGAAACCTGGCGAAGCTGTGACTGCCTG gtgATCCACTACAAGGAGAGAGCTGATGACTTCCTGGGCCAGACCATGGCCTTCCTGCAGAACCCACAGACTCCAGTTAGGGAAGCAGCCATCAGGTTCCTAG ggcTCACTGCCCGGAAGCTGGACCAGGGGAGCCAGGACAAGCTGGACGCCATCTGCGACA acctcaaaggcttgcagcaggacagcaagtcctcagtccgatgcctggcttctcagaccatcttcatcctggaggccttcaagaaccagcctccagcctgctgcagcctaTGGACATTGGTCCATAGGATAAGAACAATGTGCACTGCGGAGAGCCAGCTCATtgaagctgcccagctgccctag